From a single Anaerolineales bacterium genomic region:
- a CDS encoding ClbS/DfsB family four-helix bundle protein, with protein sequence MSYKQRTLDFLEIEWATYIERFNRLPKLDGSQRVRRQGYDQFRDMLAHILAWWEDVMPVILAIAENREFERKKYNFDAFNAEAVAKYKDWDEAEFLAHFERTRQKAAADLRSVNEAAFNDKRIQGRINGIFIHHAREHLVALSKFLTLDTLEHEWGTFVAKFEASEKKDDYLRKQGQARFEDMLAHVVAWWDEGVAAVQGALKDPSFVYKGPADTDAYNAEIVAKYQSMDSNELRTLFEQKRLEMIELVRGLPESAFEHPTIEEWLAADVVEHFDEHDM encoded by the coding sequence ATGAGCTACAAACAACGCACACTGGATTTTCTTGAGATCGAATGGGCGACGTACATCGAGCGTTTCAACCGCCTGCCGAAACTGGACGGCTCGCAGCGCGTTCGCAGGCAGGGATATGACCAGTTCCGCGACATGCTGGCGCACATTCTGGCATGGTGGGAGGACGTCATGCCGGTCATTCTGGCGATTGCTGAAAACCGCGAATTCGAGCGCAAGAAATACAATTTCGATGCCTTCAACGCCGAGGCGGTGGCGAAATACAAGGATTGGGACGAGGCGGAGTTTTTGGCTCACTTTGAGAGAACGCGTCAGAAAGCCGCAGCAGATTTGAGGTCCGTGAACGAGGCGGCGTTCAACGACAAGCGTATTCAGGGGCGCATCAACGGCATCTTCATCCATCACGCGCGTGAGCATCTGGTCGCGTTGAGCAAGTTCCTGACGCTGGACACGCTTGAGCATGAATGGGGGACGTTCGTGGCAAAGTTCGAAGCTTCGGAAAAGAAGGATGACTATTTGCGGAAGCAGGGGCAGGCGCGCTTCGAGGACATGCTGGCGCATGTGGTTGCATGGTGGGATGAGGGTGTAGCAGCGGTGCAAGGCGCATTGAAAGACCCATCTTTTGTCTATAAAGGACCAGCGGATACCGATGCGTATAATGCGGAAATCGTGGCAAAATATCAGAGCATGGACAGTAATGAGTTGCGGACGCTGTTCGAGCAGAAGCGGCTGGAGATGATCGAACTGGTGCGCGGACTACCCGAAAGCGCGTTCGAACACCCGACCATCGAAGAGTGGCTCGCCGCGGACGTGGTGGAACACTTCGACGAACACGACATGTGA
- the nth gene encoding endonuclease III has protein sequence MKKLQTRAIKIHETLMNVFGEPIWRNPLPAIDELVSTILSQNTNDVNRDRAFDALRAKFPTWEAVRDAKEKDVIDAIRPAGLANQKGPRIQQVLREITKERGALDLQFLADMPLEEARSWLTKFNGVGPKTAAIVLCFSLGRPAFPVDTHVYRVTGRIGLRPEKMTVEQAHPHLEAVFPPETYYAAHLNIIRLGREVCHARKPLCPQCPVRELCEYKEKTK, from the coding sequence ATGAAAAAACTCCAAACCCGCGCGATCAAGATCCACGAAACACTGATGAACGTTTTCGGCGAGCCGATCTGGCGCAACCCGCTGCCCGCCATCGACGAACTTGTCTCGACCATCCTTTCGCAGAACACCAACGACGTCAACCGCGACCGCGCCTTCGACGCCCTGCGCGCGAAATTCCCCACATGGGAAGCGGTGCGCGACGCGAAGGAAAAGGATGTCATTGACGCCATCAGGCCGGCGGGACTTGCAAATCAAAAAGGTCCGCGCATTCAGCAGGTATTGCGCGAGATCACGAAGGAACGCGGGGCGCTCGACCTGCAATTCCTCGCAGACATGCCTCTCGAAGAAGCGCGGAGCTGGCTGACGAAGTTCAACGGCGTGGGACCGAAGACCGCCGCCATCGTATTGTGCTTTTCGCTGGGGCGACCCGCCTTCCCGGTGGATACGCACGTCTACCGCGTGACGGGTCGCATCGGACTCCGCCCGGAGAAGATGACCGTCGAGCAGGCGCATCCGCATCTGGAAGCGGTCTTCCCGCCCGAAACCTACTACGCCGCGCACTTGAACATCATCCGTCTGGGACGTGAAGTGTGCCATGCAAGGAAACCGCTTTGTCCGCAATGCCCGGTCAGGGAGTTGTGCGAGTACAAAGAGAAGACGAAATAA
- the folK gene encoding 2-amino-4-hydroxy-6-hydroxymethyldihydropteridine diphosphokinase — MVHTVYIALGSNMGSRLANLKNAISNLAPQMTVKKKSPVYETPPWGYANQPAFLNQVVMAETYLEADALLGHLKRLETALGREPSFQNGPRLIDMDILFYDDLILDSEPLSIPHPRLHQRAFVLVPLNDIAPDLVHPVLGKPVSELLLDVDRLEIVEYKGK; from the coding sequence ATGGTGCATACTGTTTATATTGCCTTGGGCAGTAACATGGGCAGCCGCCTTGCCAATTTGAAGAACGCGATCTCGAACCTTGCGCCGCAAATGACGGTGAAGAAGAAATCGCCGGTGTACGAAACCCCGCCCTGGGGATACGCCAACCAGCCTGCGTTCCTGAACCAGGTGGTGATGGCGGAAACCTATCTGGAAGCGGACGCATTGCTCGGACATTTGAAGCGCCTCGAGACTGCGCTGGGACGCGAGCCAAGTTTCCAGAACGGTCCGCGCCTGATCGATATGGACATCCTGTTCTACGATGATCTGATCCTGGATTCCGAGCCGCTTTCGATCCCGCATCCGCGTCTGCACCAACGGGCATTTGTCCTTGTTCCATTGAACGACATCGCCCCGGATCTGGTGCATCCCGTGCTGGGCAAGCCGGTCAGCGAACTGCTGCTGGATGTGGACCGGCTGGAGATCGTGGAATATAAAGGGAAGTGA
- a CDS encoding FAD-dependent oxidoreductase — translation MTSRYDILFQPLRIGPVTAPNRFYQVPHCNGFGYRMPKGMAAMREMKAEGGWGVVCTEETEIHYTTDLSPYFEGRMWSDDDIPAWQLMTESVHKHGALAGIELTYNSHDAANLYSRAAGFAPRSMSITGGGGYEPGQTRAASKEDLKQIRTWHRNAAIRAKKAGFDIIYCYAAHNMTLAFHLLSKDNDRADEYGGSLENRVRFLRELIEDTKDAVGDTCAVAVRFAVDELLGADGMQYDGEAQDIVGMLAELPDLWDVNISAWKNDSIPSRFGKEGHQEKYISFVKGLTSKPVVGVGRYTSPDSMVSAIERGVMDLIGAARPSIADPFLPNKIKEGRQEDIRECIGCNICVTGDTRFVPIRCTQNPTMGEEWRRGWHPEIIPPKKSDEEILIVGAGPAGLEAARALGQRGYRVILTDAKREAGGRVLLESALPNLIEWRRVIDWRLTQIQKLENIFFYPSSPMSAKDILESGEPHVILATGSAWRRDGVGRFLPRPVQGDAKVFTPDDLMRLNMESDSLLSKLREEVPALEHVVIYDDDHYYMGGVLAELLAQNGCQVTLVTPAPTISAWTEFTLEQDRIYERLLDLNVTLLPHHVLASHSPTTAAVSHVITCAETVLPCDAVVMVTERIPNDSLYHELKPALDDGRLKSLRLIGDAEAPNIIAQAVFSGHLAAREFGEVIDPNVTPFKVER, via the coding sequence ATGACTTCCCGCTATGATATTCTCTTCCAGCCGCTTCGAATCGGACCTGTCACTGCGCCGAACCGCTTCTATCAGGTGCCGCACTGCAACGGATTCGGCTACCGCATGCCGAAGGGCATGGCGGCAATGCGTGAGATGAAAGCGGAAGGAGGCTGGGGCGTGGTCTGCACGGAAGAGACCGAGATCCATTACACCACTGATCTTTCGCCGTATTTTGAAGGGCGGATGTGGAGTGACGACGATATCCCCGCCTGGCAGCTCATGACCGAATCCGTCCATAAGCACGGGGCGTTGGCGGGCATCGAACTGACCTATAACAGCCACGACGCGGCAAACCTGTATTCGCGCGCGGCGGGCTTTGCTCCGCGTTCGATGAGCATCACCGGCGGAGGCGGTTACGAACCCGGTCAGACGCGCGCCGCTTCGAAGGAAGACCTGAAACAGATCCGCACATGGCACCGCAATGCGGCGATCCGCGCCAAGAAAGCGGGCTTCGATATCATCTACTGTTATGCCGCGCATAATATGACTCTGGCGTTCCACCTGCTTTCAAAGGACAATGACCGCGCCGATGAATACGGCGGTTCATTGGAGAACCGCGTGCGTTTCCTGCGCGAATTGATCGAAGACACGAAGGACGCGGTCGGTGATACGTGCGCGGTGGCGGTCCGTTTTGCAGTGGATGAATTGCTCGGCGCGGACGGAATGCAGTATGACGGAGAAGCGCAGGATATCGTGGGGATGCTGGCGGAACTGCCCGACCTGTGGGATGTGAACATCAGCGCATGGAAGAACGATTCCATTCCCTCGCGCTTCGGCAAGGAGGGACATCAGGAGAAATATATTTCCTTTGTAAAGGGACTCACCAGCAAACCGGTGGTCGGTGTGGGACGATACACGTCTCCCGACAGCATGGTCTCCGCCATCGAGCGCGGCGTGATGGACTTGATCGGCGCGGCGCGCCCGTCCATTGCCGATCCCTTCCTGCCAAACAAAATAAAAGAAGGCAGGCAAGAAGACATCCGCGAGTGCATCGGTTGTAATATCTGCGTCACAGGCGATACGCGCTTCGTGCCGATCCGCTGCACGCAGAACCCGACGATGGGCGAAGAGTGGCGGCGCGGCTGGCATCCTGAGATCATTCCCCCGAAGAAAAGTGACGAAGAGATACTCATCGTCGGCGCGGGTCCCGCCGGGCTGGAAGCGGCTCGGGCGCTGGGTCAACGCGGGTACCGGGTCATTCTCACCGATGCGAAGCGCGAGGCGGGCGGGCGGGTCCTGCTCGAGTCTGCGCTGCCGAATCTGATCGAGTGGCGGCGCGTCATTGACTGGCGGCTGACACAGATCCAAAAACTTGAGAATATTTTCTTCTATCCCTCCAGCCCGATGAGCGCGAAAGACATCCTCGAATCGGGCGAACCGCACGTCATCCTTGCCACCGGCTCCGCATGGCGGCGCGACGGCGTCGGACGTTTTCTCCCGCGTCCCGTGCAAGGCGATGCAAAAGTGTTCACGCCTGACGATCTGATGCGCTTGAATATGGAGTCAGACAGCCTGCTGTCGAAATTACGGGAGGAAGTTCCTGCGCTCGAACATGTGGTCATCTACGATGACGACCACTACTACATGGGCGGCGTGCTTGCAGAATTGCTCGCGCAGAACGGCTGCCAGGTCACGCTCGTGACGCCTGCTCCCACCATTTCTGCGTGGACGGAATTCACCCTTGAGCAGGACCGTATCTACGAACGCCTGCTTGACCTGAACGTGACCCTGCTTCCACACCACGTTCTCGCCTCGCACTCCCCGACAACTGCTGCTGTCTCCCATGTCATCACCTGCGCTGAAACCGTGCTCCCCTGCGATGCCGTGGTCATGGTCACCGAGCGTATTCCGAACGATTCGCTCTATCACGAACTCAAACCTGCCTTGGACGATGGGAGACTCAAATCCCTGCGCCTGATCGGCGACGCCGAAGCCCCGAACATCATTGCGCAGGCGGTCTTCAGCGGTCACCTGGCTGCTAGGGAATTCGGCGAAGTCATCGATCCCAACGTCACGCCGTTCAAGGTGGAACGATGA
- a CDS encoding MBL fold metallo-hydrolase has product MQEITKNIFIEDQFPGVTLGVIVTKRGLIQIDAPPSPEDARTWRAALMNLGGGLERVLINMDAHPDRTLGARAMDCTVIAHEKTASTFRIRPGTFKAQGEETGADWESIPGLGSVRWAPPEISFSDQMTLHWDDAAVFLEYHPGPANGSIWVHLPEEKVLFIGDTVLKNQPPFLAGSNLKAWLTSLNELQDAAFKGYTFISSRGGVVNANAVKSQYDFLKHINDKLEKMTAKKPNPAAVEKLVTSLLTWFKAPAARQKQFAQRLRYGLLHYNSRHHHASTQPYED; this is encoded by the coding sequence ATGCAGGAAATCACCAAGAATATCTTCATTGAAGACCAGTTCCCCGGCGTTACGCTGGGAGTGATCGTCACAAAACGCGGACTGATCCAGATCGATGCGCCTCCCTCCCCCGAGGATGCACGCACCTGGCGTGCCGCTCTTATGAATCTCGGCGGCGGATTGGAGCGTGTGCTTATCAACATGGATGCGCATCCCGACCGTACCCTTGGCGCGCGCGCCATGGACTGTACCGTGATTGCGCATGAGAAAACCGCCTCCACCTTCCGCATCCGCCCCGGCACGTTCAAAGCGCAGGGCGAGGAGACCGGTGCCGATTGGGAATCCATCCCCGGGCTTGGCAGTGTCCGCTGGGCGCCGCCAGAGATCTCCTTCTCCGACCAGATGACGCTGCACTGGGATGACGCGGCTGTTTTCCTTGAGTATCATCCGGGACCCGCCAACGGTTCCATCTGGGTGCATCTGCCGGAGGAAAAGGTCCTGTTCATTGGCGATACCGTCCTGAAGAACCAACCGCCATTTCTTGCCGGCTCCAATCTCAAAGCATGGCTGACATCCCTGAACGAATTGCAGGATGCTGCCTTCAAAGGATACACCTTCATCAGCAGCCGCGGCGGTGTTGTCAATGCGAACGCGGTCAAATCCCAGTACGATTTCCTGAAACATATCAACGACAAACTGGAAAAGATGACGGCAAAGAAGCCGAATCCGGCTGCGGTCGAAAAACTGGTCACGTCGCTGCTGACCTGGTTCAAAGCTCCCGCCGCGCGCCAGAAGCAATTTGCCCAGCGCCTGCGCTATGGCTTGCTCCACTATAACTCGCGCCACCACCACGCCTCCACCCAGCCGTATGAGGATTGA
- a CDS encoding asparaginase — MTNPQPLLALTRGNIVESTHFGSIAVVNSAGKLLHSHGDPHTVAFLRSSAKPFQALPFVEQGGVDHFNLTQAELALACASHETSNLHLQTVQGMQLKVGIPEDLLQCGPHLPGDAQMLKQVIKEDITPTPNFNNCSGKHTAMLAFAKMRGLPLETYLDLDHPIQQDILKTLADICMIDEARIEIGIDGCSAPNYAMPLFNAALGMARFCDPRGLGEPRVAACKKIASAMMAHPEMVSNHGEFDCELMKAGEGKFVTKRGAEGFQIVGIMPGVIGEQGIGIAFKVVDGDASRLNDALERSVRVRPAVTLEILRQLGALNEAQLDALAKFGPEKILRNYADIVTGNSQPVFTL, encoded by the coding sequence ATGACCAATCCGCAACCTCTCCTCGCGCTGACGCGCGGCAATATCGTTGAGTCGACTCATTTTGGTTCCATTGCGGTTGTCAACTCAGCGGGCAAACTTCTGCACTCCCACGGCGACCCTCACACGGTCGCCTTTTTGCGCTCATCTGCCAAACCATTCCAGGCGCTTCCCTTTGTGGAACAGGGCGGCGTGGATCATTTCAACCTGACCCAGGCGGAACTTGCACTCGCCTGCGCCTCCCACGAGACCTCGAACCTGCATCTCCAAACCGTGCAGGGGATGCAGCTGAAAGTTGGGATTCCTGAAGACCTCCTGCAATGCGGACCACATTTACCTGGCGACGCACAAATGCTCAAACAGGTCATCAAGGAGGACATCACACCGACGCCCAATTTCAACAACTGTTCCGGCAAACACACCGCCATGCTGGCATTCGCAAAAATGCGCGGACTTCCGCTCGAAACCTACCTCGACCTCGATCATCCCATCCAACAGGATATTCTCAAAACGCTCGCCGACATATGCATGATCGATGAAGCCAGGATCGAAATCGGCATTGACGGCTGTTCCGCGCCGAACTATGCCATGCCGCTCTTCAACGCCGCGCTCGGCATGGCGCGCTTCTGCGATCCGCGCGGACTCGGCGAACCTCGCGTCGCCGCCTGCAAAAAGATCGCATCCGCGATGATGGCGCATCCCGAAATGGTCAGCAACCACGGCGAATTCGATTGCGAATTGATGAAAGCAGGCGAGGGGAAATTCGTCACCAAACGCGGCGCGGAGGGATTCCAGATCGTCGGCATCATGCCCGGCGTTATTGGGGAGCAAGGAATTGGCATTGCCTTCAAAGTCGTTGACGGCGATGCCTCGCGCCTGAACGATGCACTGGAACGCAGTGTGCGCGTTCGCCCGGCAGTGACGCTGGAGATCCTGCGTCAGTTGGGTGCGTTGAATGAAGCACAGTTGGACGCGCTGGCAAAATTTGGTCCCGAAAAAATATTGAGGAATTACGCCGATATCGTCACCGGAAATTCACAACCTGTATTTACGCTATGA
- a CDS encoding YbaK/EbsC family protein: MDRPPASIALEKMGVPHTLFRHEGSVESFEQAARERNQRPAQVVRSILFRVTEDDYALVLVAGPEQISWKVLRKLLGRSRITMATEDEVLAVTGYRIGTVSPFGMAKQASPERSRRVRVMVEAGVLKEDEISIGSGVGNTAIIMKSADLLRALGDVEVVELFEKNS; this comes from the coding sequence ATGGACCGACCTCCCGCCAGCATTGCGCTTGAAAAAATGGGCGTGCCGCACACGCTTTTTCGCCATGAAGGCTCGGTGGAGTCGTTCGAGCAAGCCGCGCGCGAGCGGAATCAACGCCCCGCGCAGGTGGTGCGCTCCATTCTCTTCCGCGTGACGGAGGATGACTATGCTCTCGTCCTCGTGGCGGGACCGGAACAAATCTCGTGGAAGGTTTTGCGGAAACTTCTAGGGCGTTCGCGCATCACAATGGCGACGGAGGACGAAGTGCTGGCAGTGACCGGCTACCGCATCGGGACGGTGAGTCCGTTTGGGATGGCGAAGCAGGCTAGCCCTGAGCGTAGTCGAAGGGTGAGGGTTATGGTCGAGGCAGGTGTCCTGAAAGAGGATGAAATCTCCATCGGGTCGGGAGTCGGCAATACAGCCATCATCATGAAGAGTGCGGATCTGTTGCGGGCGTTGGGGGATGTGGAAGTTGTGGAATTATTTGAAAAGAATTCTTAG
- a CDS encoding methyltransferase domain-containing protein yields the protein MNTPYLNYDKIAQHYNQRYPETRQWERGQALLDLAQRVNAGTILEVGSGTGYWLNLLSQVTNKLFGLDYSMGMLRQAQGQPAPLNLSRGTAVNLPLQQRTFDLLYCVDAIHHFGDHRAFVAEAFRVLKPGGTLAVIGHDPHEEGSSDWYIYNYFDTVYDTDLRRYPSGKALTRMMERQGFEDVSFQTVEHIQNFHMGEAVLKDPFLKHNATSQLALLSDDLYQNGLERIKSALEAAKQKNETLIFRSDIHVKMFLGRKP from the coding sequence ATGAATACGCCTTATCTCAACTACGACAAGATCGCGCAACACTACAACCAGCGCTACCCCGAAACCCGGCAATGGGAGCGCGGACAGGCGCTTCTCGACCTTGCACAACGCGTCAACGCCGGAACCATTCTGGAAGTGGGCAGCGGCACAGGCTACTGGCTGAACCTACTTTCACAGGTGACGAACAAGCTCTTCGGCTTGGATTATTCGATGGGGATGCTGAGACAGGCGCAGGGACAACCCGCCCCGCTCAACCTGTCACGCGGCACGGCGGTCAACCTGCCGCTTCAACAGCGGACCTTCGACCTGCTCTACTGCGTGGACGCCATCCATCACTTTGGCGATCACCGCGCCTTCGTCGCGGAAGCCTTCCGCGTGCTCAAGCCGGGCGGCACGCTTGCCGTCATCGGACATGACCCGCACGAAGAGGGCTCGTCCGACTGGTATATCTACAACTACTTCGATACGGTCTACGACACCGACCTGCGCCGTTATCCATCTGGAAAGGCGTTGACGCGGATGATGGAACGGCAGGGCTTCGAAGATGTCTCATTCCAAACGGTGGAACACATCCAGAACTTCCATATGGGAGAAGCGGTCTTAAAGGACCCGTTCCTGAAGCATAACGCCACATCTCAGCTTGCCCTGCTCAGCGACGACCTGTATCAGAACGGATTGGAGCGCATCAAGAGCGCGCTCGAAGCCGCCAAACAAAAGAACGAGACGCTCATTTTCCGTTCCGACATCCATGTAAAAATGTTCCTCGGGCGCAAGCCCTAG
- a CDS encoding fumarylacetoacetate hydrolase family protein gives MRIVRYQNNEGIPTYGWMLEDKIGEIQGNIYGEFRRREARTPLKELKLLAPCEPSKIVCVGRNYVEHAKELGNEVPKVPLIFFKPPSSIIPTGGTIVLPPQSKQVEHEGELAAVIGKRARDVTAENAKEYIFGYTIGNDITARDLQKTDGQWTRAKGFDTFCPFGPWIDTDFDPSDAVVTCRVNGQMRQMASTRDMVFNVGTLIAYISSVMTLEPGDLILTGTPAGVGELKNGDVVEVEIEGLGKLSNPVKM, from the coding sequence ATGCGTATTGTCCGTTATCAGAATAATGAGGGCATCCCCACCTACGGCTGGATGCTGGAAGACAAGATCGGCGAGATTCAGGGCAACATCTACGGCGAATTCCGCCGCCGCGAAGCGCGGACTCCGCTCAAGGAGTTGAAACTTCTGGCTCCCTGCGAGCCAAGCAAGATCGTGTGCGTGGGGCGCAATTACGTCGAACATGCAAAAGAATTGGGCAACGAAGTCCCCAAAGTGCCGCTCATCTTTTTCAAACCGCCGTCTTCCATCATCCCCACCGGCGGGACCATCGTCCTGCCGCCGCAGTCGAAGCAGGTGGAACATGAAGGCGAGTTGGCGGCAGTGATCGGCAAACGCGCCAGGGACGTCACCGCCGAGAACGCGAAGGAATACATCTTCGGCTACACCATCGGCAACGACATCACCGCTCGCGACCTGCAAAAGACCGACGGTCAATGGACGCGCGCCAAAGGCTTCGACACCTTCTGTCCCTTCGGTCCGTGGATCGACACCGACTTCGACCCGTCCGATGCGGTCGTGACCTGCCGCGTCAACGGGCAGATGCGGCAGATGGCGTCCACACGGGACATGGTCTTCAACGTCGGCACACTGATCGCGTACATCTCGTCCGTGATGACGCTCGAACCTGGCGACCTGATTCTCACTGGCACACCCGCAGGCGTGGGCGAGTTGAAGAACGGCGATGTGGTGGAAGTGGAGATCGAAGGGCTGGGGAAGTTGAGCAATCCGGTAAAAATGTGA
- a CDS encoding adenylate/guanylate cyclase domain-containing protein: MTDHKISEELIRNAWHNYLTKGEMPDYMDPPWFERRIFRPLIKRIPRSPRCAVCYIPFEGIGGKLWKLLWNVERSKLNPHLCNLCENFATEYHGGVELEISIMFVDVRGSTGMAEKTSPQEHSKLINRFYRAATDEFFRSYGFVEKLLGDEVAGFFVPGFAGPEHAGVAVETGKRIMKAMGYGSPAGPWIPVGIGINTGVAYVGSVNAEGGVSDIAMIGDSVNTAARLTSLAKAGEILISDATRSAAGLDTSGMESCVFNLKGKTEEVTAWTLKMGK; encoded by the coding sequence ATGACCGATCACAAGATCTCCGAAGAGTTGATCCGAAATGCCTGGCATAACTACCTTACCAAAGGCGAGATGCCGGACTATATGGACCCGCCCTGGTTCGAGCGCAGAATATTCCGCCCGCTGATCAAACGCATCCCGCGCAGTCCGCGCTGCGCGGTCTGTTACATTCCCTTTGAAGGCATCGGCGGAAAACTTTGGAAACTATTGTGGAACGTCGAACGGTCGAAGCTAAATCCGCATTTGTGCAACCTGTGCGAGAACTTTGCGACCGAGTATCACGGCGGCGTGGAACTGGAGATCTCGATCATGTTCGTGGACGTGCGCGGTTCGACCGGCATGGCGGAGAAGACCTCCCCGCAGGAGCACAGCAAATTGATCAACCGCTTTTACCGCGCCGCAACGGATGAGTTCTTCCGCAGTTACGGCTTCGTGGAGAAACTGCTCGGCGATGAAGTGGCGGGATTCTTTGTGCCGGGCTTTGCCGGACCGGAACATGCCGGGGTGGCGGTCGAGACGGGCAAGCGCATCATGAAGGCAATGGGATACGGTTCTCCGGCGGGTCCCTGGATTCCTGTCGGCATCGGCATCAATACCGGCGTGGCATATGTCGGTTCGGTCAACGCGGAGGGAGGCGTTTCGGACATTGCCATGATCGGCGACTCGGTCAATACGGCGGCGAGACTCACGTCTCTTGCGAAGGCGGGCGAGATACTGATCAGCGACGCGACCCGCAGTGCGGCGGGATTGGACACGAGCGGCATGGAGTCTTGCGTCTTCAATTTGAAGGGCAAGACGGAGGAAGTGACCGCCTGGACGCTGAAGATGGGGAAGTAG
- a CDS encoding YwbE family protein — protein MNGQTRSNIKPGMTVLIVLKQDQRTGKLTKGIVKDILTKSPNHPHGIKVRLTDGQVGRVKEIVEV, from the coding sequence ATGAACGGACAAACCCGCTCCAATATCAAACCCGGCATGACCGTGCTGATCGTCCTGAAACAAGACCAGCGCACGGGGAAGTTGACCAAGGGCATCGTGAAGGATATTCTGACCAAATCGCCCAACCATCCGCACGGCATCAAGGTCCGTTTGACGGATGGGCAGGTGGGGCGTGTGAAGGAGATCGTGGAAGTGTAA
- a CDS encoding aminotransferase class V-fold PLP-dependent enzyme: MPTEFETFLQKYPTYKQTSKIDELRKSDYARLDAGEHVYLDYTGGGIYAESQIQKHHQLLHEGVFGNPHSTNPTSLAATELVEGAREYVLKFFNADPGEYLAIFTPNASGALKLVGESYPFPNGRYLLTFDNHNSVNGIREFAHARGAEVTYIPVALPDMRVDASQLETELARPSKTGHNLFAYPAQSNFSSVKHPLEWIEKAHAHGWDVLLDAAAFVPTSKLDLGKVKPDFVPISFYKIFGYPTGLGALIARKEALAKLHRPWFAGGTITVASVQGGKYYLADGAPAFEDGTLDYLNIPALEIGLKHIESIGYDVISERVRTLTGWLLDNLTSMKHGNGEPLVRLFGPNSTEGRGGAVTVNFYDQYGTAFDHRFIESEANKVNISLRTGCFCNPGAGEIALGISRVELDVCFTRPENRDVMSIDEFRKCIDGKSSGAVRISVGPFTNFNDVQAVLAFARGLLS, translated from the coding sequence ATGCCCACTGAATTCGAAACCTTCCTTCAAAAGTACCCCACTTACAAACAAACCTCCAAAATCGACGAACTCCGCAAGAGCGATTACGCCCGCCTCGACGCGGGTGAGCACGTTTATCTCGATTACACGGGCGGCGGCATCTACGCCGAGTCGCAAATTCAAAAGCACCACCAACTCCTTCACGAAGGCGTCTTCGGCAACCCGCATTCGACCAATCCCACTTCGCTTGCCGCCACTGAACTTGTCGAAGGCGCGCGCGAATATGTTCTCAAGTTCTTCAACGCCGACCCGGGCGAATATCTTGCCATCTTCACGCCCAACGCCAGCGGCGCGCTCAAGCTTGTCGGCGAGAGTTATCCCTTCCCGAACGGACGTTACCTGCTGACCTTCGACAACCACAACTCGGTCAACGGGATCCGGGAATTCGCTCACGCCCGCGGCGCAGAAGTGACCTACATACCGGTTGCCCTGCCCGATATGCGCGTGGACGCTTCACAACTTGAAACGGAGCTGGCTCGCCCCTCCAAAACTGGTCATAATCTTTTTGCCTATCCCGCCCAATCGAACTTCTCCTCGGTCAAACATCCGCTCGAGTGGATCGAGAAGGCGCACGCCCACGGCTGGGACGTCCTGCTCGATGCGGCGGCGTTCGTCCCCACCAGCAAACTGGACTTGGGCAAGGTCAAACCGGACTTTGTTCCTATTTCCTTCTACAAGATTTTCGGCTACCCTACGGGACTTGGCGCACTGATCGCGCGAAAGGAAGCGTTAGCCAAGCTGCATCGTCCCTGGTTCGCAGGCGGGACCATCACAGTCGCGTCTGTGCAGGGCGGCAAATACTATCTCGCCGACGGCGCTCCCGCCTTTGAAGACGGCACGCTCGACTATCTCAACATCCCCGCGCTCGAGATCGGATTGAAACATATCGAGTCCATCGGCTATGACGTCATCAGTGAGCGCGTAAGAACGCTGACCGGCTGGCTGTTGGACAATCTCACGTCCATGAAACACGGAAACGGGGAGCCGCTGGTCCGGCTGTTTGGACCAAATTCCACCGAAGGAAGAGGCGGGGCAGTAACCGTCAATTTCTACGACCAGTACGGCACCGCCTTCGACCATCGCTTCATCGAGAGCGAAGCGAACAAGGTGAATATCTCCCTGCGGACGGGCTGTTTTTGCAATCCCGGCGCGGGTGAGATCGCGCTTGGCATCTCGCGTGTGGAACTTGACGTGTGCTTTACGCGTCCTGAAAACAGGGATGTCATGTCCATTGACGAGTTCCGCAAGTGCATCGACGGGAAGTCCTCCGGCGCGGTGCGCATCTCGGTGGGTCCGTTCACGAATTTCAATGATGTGCAGGCAGTGCTTGCTTTCGCGCGAGGGCTGTTGAGTTAG